Proteins from one Microcaecilia unicolor chromosome 2, aMicUni1.1, whole genome shotgun sequence genomic window:
- the LOC115461726 gene encoding oocyte zinc finger protein XlCOF6-like: MENPESEMSEQTLTSITDDGFGNESERVRMCDEQQKEEWKHKDSSRDSTDPSADCEGGFGSIIPTGEKAAVQKGERFERQKRNCSFFPTLEQPGRLNGERDFKRADVWETFTTDSNFIEHHISGLRTEVHDCQGMHKTNPSGYCEKPFQCSECDKCYASKANLETHHMTHTGEKPFQCSECEKWFSTRTWLKNHIRIHTGEKPFQCSECDKSFTSKSNLKRHGRTHTREKPFQCSECEKWFSTKAELKRHERTHTGEKPFQCSECEKWFSTRTWLKNHIRIHTGEKPFQCSECDKSFTCKSNLKQHGRTHTGEKPFQCSECEKWFSTKAELKLHERTHTGEKPFQCSECDKSFTCKSHLKQHGRTHTGEKPFQCSECEKSFTCKSNLKQHGRTHTGEKPFQCSECEKWFSTKAELKLHERTHTGEKPFQCSECEKWFRTKGELKLHERTHTGEKPFQCSECDKSFTSKSSLKQHGRTHTREKPFQCSECEKWFSTKAELKLHEITHTGEKPFQCSDCEKWFSTKGKVKRHERTHTGEKPFQCSDCEKWFSTKAELKHHERIHTGEKPFQCSECDKSFTFKGNLKQHGRTHTREKPFQCSECEKWFSTKTELKLHERTHTGEKLFQCSECDKSFICRSHLKQHGRTHTGEKPFQCSECEKWFSTRSGLNNHKRIHTGEKPFQCSDCEKWFSTKGKVKRHERTHTGEKPFQCSDCEKWFSTKAELKLHERTHTGEKPFQCSECEKWFRTKGEVKLHQRTHTGEKPFQYSECEKWLRTRSELKNHERIHTGEKPFQCSECEKWFRTKGDVKLHERTHTGEKPFQYSECDKWFGTKVNLECHKTIHTGEKPYVFLM; this comes from the coding sequence ATGATGGATTTGGGAATGAGAGTGAAAGAGTGAGAATGTGTGATGAGCAGCAGAAAGAGGAATGGAAACACAAAGACTCCTCCAGAGACAGCACAGATCCTTCAGCAGACTGTGAAGGAGGTTTCGGTAGCATAATACCAACTGGTGAGAaagcagcagttcagaaaggagaAAGATTTGAAAGACAAAAGAGAAACTGTAGCTTTTTCCCAACACTTGAACAACCTGGAAGACTCAACGGTGAGAGAGATTTTAAAAGGGCTGATGTTTGGGAAACCTTTACTACCGACTCCAATTTTATTGAGCACCACATAAGTGGGCTTAggactgaagttcatgactgTCAAGGTATGCATAAAACTAACCCATCTGGATACTGtgaaaaaccatttcaatgttctgaatgtgataaatgttacgCAAGCAAGGCGAACTTGGAAACCCACCAtatgactcatacaggagagaaaccatttcaatgttcagaatgtgagaaatggttctcaaccaggaCTTGGCTGAAAAACCACataaggattcatacaggagagaaaccgtttcaatgttcagaatgtgataaatcctttaccAGTAAAAGTAATCTGAAACGGCATGGAAGAACTCATacaagagagaaaccatttcaatgttcagaatgtgagaaatggttctcaaccaaggCTGAGCTAAAAcgtcatgaaagaactcatacaggagagaaaccgtttcaatgttcagaatgtgagaaatggttctcaaccaggaCTTGGCTGAAAAACCACataaggattcatacaggagagaaaccgtttcaatgttcagaatgtgataaatcctttacctgtaaaagtaatctgaaacagcatggaagaactcatacaggagagaaaccgtttcaatgttcagaatgtgagaaatggttctcaaccaaggctgagctaaaacttcatgaaagaactcatacaggagagaaaccgtttcaatgttcagaatgtgataaatcctttacctgtaaaagtcatctgaaacagcatggaagaactcatacaggagagaaaccgtttcaatgttcagaatgtgagaaatcctttacctgtaaaagtaatctgaaacagcatggaagaactcatacaggagagaaaccgtttcaatgttcagaatgtgagaaatggttctcaaccaaggctgagctaaaacttcatgaaagaactcatacaggagagaaaccgtttcaatgttcagaatgtgagaaatggttcagaaccaagggtgagctaaaacttcatgaaagaactcatacaggagagaaaccgtttcaatgttcagaatgtgataaatcctttaccAGTAAAAGTAGTCtgaaacagcatggaagaactcatacaagagagaaaccatttcaatgttcagaatgtgagaaatggttctcaaccaaggCTGAACTAAAACTTCATGAAATaactcatacaggagaaaaaccatttcagtgttcagattgtgagaaatggttctcaaccaaggGTAAGGTAAAAcgtcatgaaagaactcatacaggagagaaaccatttcaatgttcagattgtgagaaatggttctcaaccaaggCTGAGCTAAAACATCATGAAagaattcatacaggagagaaaccgtttcaatgttcagaatgtgataaatcctttacctTTAAAGGTAATCtgaaacagcatggaagaactcatacaagagagaaaccatttcaatgttcagaatgtgagaaatggttctcaaccaagactgagctaaaacttcatgaaagaactcatacaggagagaaactgtttcagtgttcagaatgtgataaatcctttatCTGTAGAAGTCATCtgaaacagcatggaagaactcatacaggagagaaaccatttcaatgttcagaatgtgagaaatggttctcaaccaggTCTGGGCTGAACAATCAcaaaaggattcatacaggagagaaaccatttcagtgttcagattgtgagaaatggttctcaaccaaggGTAAGGTAAAAcgtcatgaaagaactcatacaggagagaaaccatttcaatgttcagattgtgagaaatggttctcaaccaaggctgagctaaaacttcatgaaagaactcatacaggagaaaaaccatttcaatgttcagaatgtgagaagtgGTTTAGAACCAAGGGTGAGGTCAAACTTCAtcaaagaactcatacaggagagaaaccatttcaatattcagaatgtgagaaatggttgAGAACCAGAAGTGAGCTGAAAAATCAcgaaaggattcatacaggagaaaaaccatttcagtgttcagaatgtgagaaatggttcagaACCAAGGGTGATGTCAAacttcatgaaagaactcatacaggagagaaaccatttcaatattcagaatgtgataaatggttcGGAACCAAGGTAAACCTGGAATGCCACAAAacgattcatacaggagagaaaccatacgTGTTcctaatgtga